The genomic segment GGGGGGGGGGGGGGGGGCTTTGGGGGCCGGGTGGGTAGGTCTTCCCAGGCCGAATATCGCGATGTTGTTCGCCTCCGTTGCACCACTCGTGAACGTGACCTCGTCCGGAAACGCCCCGAGCAGCCGCGCGACCCGCTCGCGGGCGTCTTCGAGTGCCTGTCGCGCCTTGCGGCCGACCGCATGTGCCGATGACGGGTTGCCGAAGGTTTCCGTCATCAGCGGGCGCATCGCGTCCCACACTTCGGGGAGCAGCGGCGTGGTGGCGTTGTGGTCGAGGTAGATCGTCTGCATCACGCAATTCTAACGCAGTTGCGGACCGGGCATCATCTGGCTTCTGGCCGGGAGGAGTGTCATAGCGAGTGCGGTCGGCTCGGGGCGAATCCGTGCGGATTCGCTTAAGGTGTAACCGAGATTTGACGGACGAAGAGCGTACGGTACGCTTTCACTCCATCATTCGTCAGGAGTTCGCCATGACCGCGAAGGACGTGCTGGCCCGCCTCGAACGACTCGGTTCCGAGCCGACCAAAAAGACCCTGCTGCGGCACGGGGCCAAAGAGCCGTTCTTCGGTGTGAAGGTCGCCGACCTCAAAGTGCTTCAGAAGGCGATCAAGAAGGACCACGCGCTCGCTCTCGACCTCTACGCGAGTGGCAATTCCGACGCGATGTACTTCGCGGGCATGATCGCTGACCCCGCGGCGATGACAAAGGCCGATCTCCGGAAATGGGCGAAAGGCGCCTACTGGTACATGCTGAGCGGATTCACGGTGCCCTGGGTCGCGGCCGAATCGCGGTTCGGGCGAGAACTGGCGCTCGAGTGGATCGACAGCGATTCCGAGCAGGTCGCAAACGCGGGGTGGTGTACTTACTCGTCACTCCTGTCCATCAAGCCGGACGCCGAACTCGATCTCGACGAGATCGAGACGCTTTTGGGTCGTGTGAAAGCGGAAATCGGTAGCGCCACGAACCGTGTGCGGTACGCGATGAACAACTTCGTCATTTCGGTCGGCGGGTACGTCGCCCCGATGACGGCGAAGGCGAAAACGATAGCGAAAGCGCTGGGCACGGTGGACGTTGATATGGGCGACACGTCGTGCAAGGTGCCGGACGCGGTGGCCTGCATCGCCAAGATCGAGAAGATGGGCCGCGTTGGGAAGAAACGCAAGCACGCCGCGTGCTGAAGGGGCTCGGCGTTGTCACTCCTTCACACGCCTCCTATGCTGATTCAAGGTGAACTCTCGTCCGCGTGAGCGTGTCATGAGGGTGGCCACGGAGAGGTGGCAGAGTGGTCGATTGTGCAGCACTGGAAATGCTGTGTACGGGTAACCGTACCGCGGGTTCGAATCCCGCCCTCTCCGCTCGATAGGTTCGGTTTCACTTCGCGTCCTGCAACGTCCTGCGGTCGGTCACTTCGCGCGGGACGGTTCACTTCCCTTTGCAGCGTTTGACCGCTGACCACCTTCGGGTGTGAAAAGTCTTGCGGCAAGTCAAATTGGCCCTTACGTTTACTATTGTACCGCCGCTCTTGCCAATCGGACCCTCATGGCCGTTCCGACTCTCCGGCCTTTCGCACCCGTTCTCATTTGGTCCTGCATTTTTGCGTTTGTGGCGCTGTCGGGGAACGCGGCACGCGGGGACCAATCCGATGCGCCCGCTGCGGATAAACTCGTCGGCTTGCGGTTGGACTGGCACACGCAGCAGGCGCGGCTGGAAGCGGCCGGATGGGAGTCGGATCTGATCGCGCCGCCGCGACCGGGAGGGGTGAGCGTCGGGAACTTTCGCGAGCCCGATTTTGTCCTCAAGGAACTCCTCCCCGTTCTCACCGCCGACTACGAATCGCTCCGAAACGCCGCGCGAAAACTGACCGAGGCCGCCGCCGTCCGCCGGGAAGAAGCGCAAAAGGATTGGGCCGAGGTCTATCGCCAGCGGATCGCGTTTCGCCAGTACACCGATCAGCAGCAGGCCGCGTACCACTTCGATTTCGACTCGGGCACGTTGCCGCCGCTTCAGCCGACCGCACTCGACGCGATCCTGGTCGCGTGGGCCGTGCTGGTGCTGGTGCTAGCCGTCCGTCTGGGACGCAACGTGCGCCGCGTGGCGATTCGGAAGGCCAGGCGTGCGACGGTGTCAGTAATCCTGTTCGGCTCGTTTTCGCTGTCCGGGTGTTCGGGCGGTCTCGGACCCGACGTGCGCCCGTGGGCGGTTCGCGAGGAAGCAACGCTCACCGCAGAGATTCAGGATTCAGCAACCAAAGCCGACGCCGCAATCGCCGCGGCGAACCAGAAGTGGACCGCGACCGTGACCGGGTGGGCCGCGCTGGTCGCAGTCCACGGCACACGCGGCGATACGGTCGAAAGCGTGCTGCGGCGCGGTGAAACCGAAGTTCGGGACCGGCTCCGAACCGCGATCATCGATGTCCGCCTCGCGGACCGGTTGGCGAAGGAAGCCGAAGCGGAGCGCGGGCAACTCGCTACCGACAAAACGAAACTCGACGACCTGACGAGCGGGGCGAAATTCCGTGCGGTCGCGTTCGCGGTCGTCCGGAGCGTGGGAGCCGTGTTGCTGCTCGGAGTCGCCGTCGCTCCGTACTGGCGCTCGCGGCGGACGGTCGCGGCCCAGGTGCGGAGCGACGCGCGGAAGTGCCCGCGGTGCTTCGGTGAGAAGTTGATCGTCGAAAAGCGCGGCGCTCCCTCTGGTGACGACGCGAAATCGTCGGCCCCGCGGTACCGTGGGCCGAAGGCCAAGGTGAAAGCGAAGCCGGAACCGGAGCCGGAACCGGACGACGGTCCGAAGGAAACGGGCTACATCGAGTGCAAATCGTGTGGCTTTCGCTTCCGTCGCAGTTACCAGAAGGTTCACCGCCTGTGCTTCCCCGCGGTCGGCGTGCGGTCGAGCGGGAAGACGCACATGCTCGCCACCGCGTACGACCGCGTGCGGAAACGGATCGCGCCGACGGTGGCCGCCGTGCAGCCGGCGCCGTCGCTCGGGGACGCCCGGTTCGAGCAGTACATCGATCTCATTTTGACGCTGAAACGGGAGGCCGGCGGCACCGTCCACGACATGCCCGACCCGGTCATGCTGCACCTCCGCGACGCCGACCCGGCCGGGCCGAACACGGCCCTCGTGAACCTGTTCGACTACTCGGGAGAGCTGGTCAACCAGTCCATCGACCGCGACCGCTTGAAGAAGCAGGCGGTGAAAATGGACGGGTTCATGCTCTTCCTCGACCCGACCCAACTGTACGGCGACGGCACCAACGTGACCCTGGACCGGCAGTTGTCGGCGCTGAACGAGTTCATGGCCGACATGCGCGAGGCGCGGGACGTGCCGGTGGGTCAGATCATTCCCGTACCGGTCGCGGTGTGCATTCCCAAGTTCGATCTGCTCCTGACCGAGAACCCGATCCAGAGCCAGTCCGTGCCGTTCATCCGCCGGTTACTCGGGCAACTGAGCCCGCCGCCCAAGCAAACGACTCTCGGGACGCTGAAGAGTCGGAGCGAGATGGTGGAAGAAATGCTCGAGCTGATGTTCCGCGGCGTGGACATTCGGGCGCTGGTAGAGAGTTATTTTGGCGGACG from the Frigoriglobus tundricola genome contains:
- a CDS encoding DNA alkylation repair protein; the encoded protein is MTAKDVLARLERLGSEPTKKTLLRHGAKEPFFGVKVADLKVLQKAIKKDHALALDLYASGNSDAMYFAGMIADPAAMTKADLRKWAKGAYWYMLSGFTVPWVAAESRFGRELALEWIDSDSEQVANAGWCTYSSLLSIKPDAELDLDEIETLLGRVKAEIGSATNRVRYAMNNFVISVGGYVAPMTAKAKTIAKALGTVDVDMGDTSCKVPDAVACIAKIEKMGRVGKKRKHAAC
- a CDS encoding TRAFAC clade GTPase domain-containing protein, translating into MRLDWHTQQARLEAAGWESDLIAPPRPGGVSVGNFREPDFVLKELLPVLTADYESLRNAARKLTEAAAVRREEAQKDWAEVYRQRIAFRQYTDQQQAAYHFDFDSGTLPPLQPTALDAILVAWAVLVLVLAVRLGRNVRRVAIRKARRATVSVILFGSFSLSGCSGGLGPDVRPWAVREEATLTAEIQDSATKADAAIAAANQKWTATVTGWAALVAVHGTRGDTVESVLRRGETEVRDRLRTAIIDVRLADRLAKEAEAERGQLATDKTKLDDLTSGAKFRAVAFAVVRSVGAVLLLGVAVAPYWRSRRTVAAQVRSDARKCPRCFGEKLIVEKRGAPSGDDAKSSAPRYRGPKAKVKAKPEPEPEPDDGPKETGYIECKSCGFRFRRSYQKVHRLCFPAVGVRSSGKTHMLATAYDRVRKRIAPTVAAVQPAPSLGDARFEQYIDLILTLKREAGGTVHDMPDPVMLHLRDADPAGPNTALVNLFDYSGELVNQSIDRDRLKKQAVKMDGFMLFLDPTQLYGDGTNVTLDRQLSALNEFMADMREARDVPVGQIIPVPVAVCIPKFDLLLTENPIQSQSVPFIRRLLGQLSPPPKQTTLGTLKSRSEMVEEMLELMFRGVDIRALVESYFGGRVMFFPVSSVSLFENELGVKDLSLRTIAPFGVAEPFLWLLHMHGYEVFAVGSG